In one Mucilaginibacter ginsenosidivorax genomic region, the following are encoded:
- a CDS encoding glycoside hydrolase: MKLSKCHFKQLCLPLLLVTISQFAAIAQKTDTVITLNVNLNNTAQVIENIGASGCWFSEGIGKYWPAEKREAIARLLFSKQKDKQGNPMGIGLSAWRFNIGAGTTEQGDSSGIKDFRKRTECFLSPNGSYDWNKQAGYQFFLKKARDYGVETLIAFSNSPPVQFTRNGLGYKTEKDYTSNLKADAYNSYADFLAKVIRHFDQQGLHFSYISPVNEPQWDWSHPYKQADQEGSAWKNDEIYHVVKDLNSALNKEKLDTKILISEAGMLNYLYSGKGNSSSQIQHFFGPGSSLSVKALNHVPPVIAGHSYFTESNDSTLITTRTRLADTAKKYNVSYWESEYSMLADGFKEGAKGDRSAIDCALFLAKVIHADLTAGNATAWQFWNSYEPGSAEFNTRYYLIALKPQPDYKDGEFTVTKNLWALGHYSLFIRPGMIRVLTGVEHSADNKILISAWKDKNNKLVIVAINRGATDTSVKLGLANNKKAYKTLDTYLTTGDKDKNMQFSRGGYKSHVVLPARSISTLVIN; encoded by the coding sequence ATGAAATTATCCAAATGCCATTTTAAACAGCTATGCCTCCCTCTGCTGCTGGTAACTATTTCGCAATTCGCTGCCATTGCTCAAAAAACGGATACTGTAATAACCTTAAATGTAAATTTGAACAATACCGCGCAGGTAATTGAAAACATAGGTGCATCGGGCTGTTGGTTTTCTGAAGGGATTGGCAAATACTGGCCTGCCGAAAAAAGAGAAGCTATCGCGCGTTTATTATTCAGTAAGCAAAAAGATAAGCAAGGCAATCCCATGGGAATAGGCCTATCAGCGTGGCGCTTTAATATTGGCGCCGGTACAACAGAACAGGGTGACAGCAGCGGCATTAAGGATTTCAGAAAAAGGACGGAATGTTTTTTAAGCCCCAATGGCAGTTATGACTGGAACAAGCAGGCAGGTTATCAATTCTTTTTAAAGAAAGCCCGTGATTATGGCGTAGAAACGTTGATAGCTTTTTCAAACAGCCCGCCGGTACAATTTACCCGCAACGGGCTGGGTTATAAAACAGAAAAAGATTATACCAGTAATTTAAAAGCTGATGCGTACAACTCCTATGCCGATTTCTTAGCTAAAGTTATTCGTCATTTTGACCAGCAGGGCCTTCATTTCAGCTACATTAGCCCGGTTAATGAACCGCAGTGGGATTGGTCGCACCCTTACAAGCAAGCCGACCAGGAAGGCTCGGCATGGAAAAACGACGAAATTTATCATGTAGTTAAAGACCTCAACAGCGCGCTGAACAAGGAAAAGCTGGATACAAAAATTTTGATAAGTGAAGCTGGTATGCTCAATTACCTGTATTCGGGCAAAGGGAATTCATCAAGCCAGATTCAGCATTTCTTCGGCCCCGGCAGTTCATTATCTGTAAAAGCGTTGAACCACGTACCGCCGGTAATTGCCGGCCACAGTTACTTTACCGAAAGTAACGACAGCACGCTGATTACAACCCGTACCCGGCTGGCCGATACTGCCAAAAAGTACAACGTAAGCTACTGGGAATCGGAGTATAGCATGCTGGCAGATGGTTTTAAAGAAGGTGCAAAAGGTGATAGAAGCGCGATAGATTGCGCACTATTCCTGGCAAAGGTAATTCATGCCGACCTTACTGCCGGCAACGCCACTGCATGGCAATTCTGGAACTCCTACGAGCCTGGCAGCGCCGAATTTAATACCCGCTACTATCTAATTGCCCTAAAACCCCAACCCGATTATAAAGACGGCGAATTTACGGTGACCAAAAACCTTTGGGCTTTGGGGCACTATAGCTTATTTATACGCCCCGGAATGATACGCGTACTTACCGGCGTTGAACATTCGGCGGACAATAAGATACTGATATCGGCCTGGAAAGATAAAAACAATAAACTGGTAATAGTAGCCATTAACCGCGGCGCAACAGATACATCTGTAAAACTCGGCTTAGCTAATAATAAAAAGGCATACAAAACACTGGATACTTATTTAACTACGGGCGACAAGGATAAAAATATGCAATTTTCCAGGGGAGGCTATAAATCGCATGTGGTGCTTCCGGCCCGTTCAATTTCTACTTTGGTAATAAATTAG
- a CDS encoding AI-2E family transporter, protein MPPIDDKYTNKLIQKELTYIQKVWHTVAIVALLVVTILIARVAFNVLLMVLAGVLISVYFHGLGDMIQRKTQWRRRVCMIISIGGTFVLLGVLFWFMGSKISNQVAVLSDTLPHTISNAKVKMNETPIGRKILEYLADDNSDALMTTAKSFFSTSFGVLGNIYIILFLAIFFTSNPNLYKDGMIKLVPETRKPLAHQVIDRISFALKGWLKGMMLSMVLVFILLSIGLGIMSIPVALVLALLTGLLKLIPNFGSLAAMIPGVLLALTISTNTAIIVALMYIVIQTIVSNIVTPIIQNKMINIPPALTILAQVLMGTLSGVLGIILAVPLLAIVMILVDELYVKKITDIDIVIVPERSQP, encoded by the coding sequence ATGCCCCCTATCGATGATAAATACACCAATAAATTAATCCAGAAGGAACTCACCTATATTCAAAAAGTATGGCATACTGTGGCCATCGTAGCTTTATTGGTAGTAACCATATTGATTGCCCGCGTTGCCTTTAACGTACTATTAATGGTGCTGGCCGGTGTATTGATATCGGTATACTTCCATGGCCTGGGCGATATGATACAACGCAAAACTCAATGGCGACGCCGCGTTTGCATGATTATTTCTATTGGCGGTACGTTTGTGTTGCTTGGGGTTTTGTTTTGGTTTATGGGATCTAAAATATCTAACCAGGTAGCTGTATTGAGTGATACTTTGCCGCATACCATCAGCAATGCCAAAGTAAAAATGAATGAAACCCCTATCGGCAGGAAGATATTGGAATATTTGGCAGACGACAACTCTGATGCTTTGATGACAACTGCTAAATCATTCTTTAGCACCAGCTTTGGTGTGCTTGGTAATATTTATATCATCCTTTTCCTGGCCATATTTTTCACCAGTAATCCAAACCTGTATAAAGATGGCATGATAAAATTAGTGCCCGAGACCCGGAAACCACTCGCGCACCAGGTGATTGACAGGATTAGTTTCGCGCTCAAGGGATGGCTGAAAGGAATGATGCTATCCATGGTGCTGGTATTTATTTTGCTATCTATAGGGTTAGGCATTATGAGCATCCCGGTGGCCCTGGTGCTTGCGCTGCTTACCGGCCTGCTGAAACTAATCCCCAATTTTGGATCATTAGCTGCTATGATACCCGGTGTTTTGCTGGCTTTAACCATAAGCACAAATACCGCTATCATAGTAGCATTAATGTACATAGTTATACAAACTATTGTAAGCAACATTGTAACACCCATTATTCAAAACAAGATGATTAACATCCCTCCCGCTTTAACCATATTGGCGCAGGTATTAATGGGTACATTATCGGGCGTTTTAGGTATTATACTGGCGGTGCCGTTATTGGCTATAGTGATGATTTTGGTTGATGAGTTGTATGTAAAAAAAATAACAGATATTGATATTGTTATCGTGCCCGAAAGAAGCCAGCCTTAA
- a CDS encoding ABC transporter permease, with protein sequence MIKNYFKIAWRNLINKKGFSFINITGLAVGMAGAILIWAWVQNEYSFEDFQKNKNTLYKVWNRGTDGTNVYTFDVTSSPVGKTLKQEFPEVKNYARQYWSIDRLFNFGDNSVKAKGNDVDKGFLTMFSFPFLQGNPGHALDGVTDIVITKHLAKKIFGDADPMNKLIKLENKTSYKVTGVLNDLPNNTTFDFEYLVSLAANENTYTNGSWGDNSYNTYVQLQPNVDINKFADKIKNVVKAHDPKASLEVFLHPMTKWRLYSTFENGKIVGGRIEIVHLLLGIAGILLLIACINFMNLSTARSQKRAREVGVRKVIGARRLSLIAQFLSESILITFMAGLVSLLLVQLCLPAFNQLTGKVLVINYADPAFLLAFFGFIIVTGLLAGSYPAFFLSGFRPVKVLKGTFKDTQKLISPRKVLVVLQFTVAIVLVVATIVVYRQIKFAQNRDIGYKQNNLIEVPMEGDISKNYDLIKNDLINSGAVTAMSKTGYTVTIEGSRTDGFKWEGNDASQDKMGFSRLGTAGDFVKTMGLKLVAGRDVDFNAFPGDSASVMLNETAVKAMHLKNPVGKFITRANEKLQIIGVFKDFIIRSPYANVDPMIVFASKYWAYNTVIRLNEKNNMAKNLELAEKIFKKYNPAYPFTYEFVDHEFGKKFNDQQQTGSLSFVFAGLTIFISCLGLFGLAAYMAENRAKEIGIRKVLGASVASITQMLTREFVALVLVAIIIATPFAYYAMNKWLQDFSYRINIGWLTFVMAGLVAIVIAVLTVSFQSVKAAIANPVKSIQAE encoded by the coding sequence ATGATAAAAAATTACTTTAAAATAGCTTGGCGTAACCTCATCAACAAAAAAGGGTTTTCGTTTATCAATATCACCGGACTTGCTGTAGGTATGGCCGGCGCCATACTCATTTGGGCATGGGTGCAAAACGAGTATAGTTTTGAGGATTTTCAGAAAAATAAAAATACCCTTTATAAAGTTTGGAACCGTGGAACCGATGGTACTAATGTATACACTTTTGATGTTACCTCATCGCCTGTGGGCAAAACATTAAAACAGGAGTTTCCCGAGGTTAAAAACTACGCCCGGCAATATTGGAGTATCGACCGTCTTTTTAATTTTGGAGATAACTCTGTAAAAGCCAAAGGGAACGATGTGGACAAGGGCTTTTTAACCATGTTCAGCTTCCCGTTTCTGCAAGGCAACCCCGGGCATGCTTTGGATGGTGTTACCGATATTGTGATAACCAAACACCTGGCCAAGAAGATTTTTGGCGATGCCGATCCGATGAATAAACTGATTAAGCTGGAGAATAAAACAAGCTACAAAGTAACCGGTGTTTTAAACGATTTACCAAACAATACAACCTTCGATTTTGAATACCTAGTTTCGTTGGCCGCAAACGAAAATACTTACACTAATGGATCGTGGGGCGATAACAGTTACAATACATATGTACAGTTACAGCCTAATGTTGATATCAACAAGTTTGCTGATAAAATAAAAAACGTTGTAAAGGCGCATGACCCGAAGGCATCGCTCGAGGTTTTTTTACATCCCATGACCAAATGGCGTTTGTATTCCACTTTCGAAAACGGAAAAATTGTTGGAGGGCGCATCGAGATAGTTCACCTGCTGCTTGGCATTGCAGGTATATTATTGCTTATTGCCTGCATCAATTTTATGAACCTAAGCACAGCCCGAAGCCAGAAACGGGCAAGGGAAGTGGGGGTTCGTAAAGTAATTGGCGCGCGCAGGTTAAGCCTTATAGCCCAGTTTTTAAGCGAATCCATATTGATAACTTTTATGGCCGGGCTGGTATCTTTGTTGTTGGTGCAGCTGTGTTTACCCGCTTTTAACCAACTAACCGGCAAAGTATTGGTTATTAATTATGCCGATCCCGCATTTTTATTGGCTTTCTTTGGGTTCATCATCGTAACAGGTTTACTTGCAGGTAGCTATCCTGCATTTTTCCTTTCGGGTTTTAGGCCGGTTAAAGTTTTGAAGGGTACTTTTAAGGATACGCAGAAACTCATTAGTCCGCGTAAGGTGCTGGTAGTACTGCAGTTTACGGTAGCTATTGTATTAGTTGTTGCTACCATCGTGGTTTACAGGCAAATTAAGTTTGCCCAAAACCGCGATATAGGTTACAAACAAAATAACCTGATAGAAGTACCTATGGAAGGCGACATCAGTAAAAACTACGATCTGATTAAAAACGACCTGATCAATAGCGGCGCTGTTACTGCTATGAGTAAAACAGGGTATACTGTAACTATAGAAGGCAGCCGCACTGATGGTTTTAAATGGGAGGGCAATGATGCCAGCCAGGACAAAATGGGATTTTCGAGGCTGGGCACCGCAGGTGATTTTGTGAAAACAATGGGGCTTAAACTGGTAGCTGGCAGGGATGTTGATTTTAATGCTTTCCCTGGCGATAGCGCATCTGTTATGCTAAATGAAACTGCGGTTAAAGCGATGCATTTAAAAAATCCGGTAGGCAAATTTATTACCAGGGCCAATGAAAAATTGCAGATCATTGGCGTGTTTAAGGATTTTATTATCAGATCGCCCTATGCTAATGTAGACCCAATGATTGTTTTTGCATCTAAATATTGGGCATACAATACAGTTATTCGTTTGAACGAAAAAAACAACATGGCCAAAAACCTTGAGCTGGCAGAAAAGATCTTCAAAAAATATAACCCTGCCTATCCGTTTACCTATGAATTTGTTGACCACGAATTTGGCAAGAAATTTAACGATCAGCAGCAAACCGGCTCCCTGTCTTTTGTATTTGCCGGGCTTACCATTTTCATATCATGCCTTGGCTTATTCGGGCTGGCAGCCTATATGGCCGAAAACCGAGCCAAGGAGATAGGCATCCGCAAAGTGTTAGGCGCAAGTGTAGCCAGCATTACCCAAATGCTAACAAGAGAATTTGTTGCTTTGGTATTGGTAGCCATAATTATAGCTACGCCATTTGCCTACTATGCCATGAATAAATGGCTGCAGGATTTTAGTTACCGTATAAATATTGGCTGGTTAACATTTGTAATGGCTGGTTTAGTTGCTATTGTTATAGCGGTGTTAACGGTAAGCTTTCAATCGGTTAAAGCTGCAATAGCCAACCCGGTTAAAAGTATCCAGGCAGAGTAA
- a CDS encoding tetratricopeptide repeat protein: MKKYLLILIWLSEGMLKAQTNCNIYTDKPHQVACQYYTDAIQYPQGSKNSQQLFIYSLQACATFGPTLCEMSVPYLKRGDFYTWKILMDKAVQADPGEYLGVRGWCYFKFLKDYKNCYADLYRLYKLTKGVPGYTGDGDYDLRMVMAMAQREMGNNKLAMHYFNECIDDHERKKVLGLYDYLHRGVTLLNMKKYTSALADLKLEVNKYPKLADTYYYIGLTYLVMHNKINAVKSLKYARELYIGTGYHRADPYKEEPDQVYLLDITGALAKAKR, from the coding sequence ATGAAAAAGTACTTGTTGATCTTAATTTGGTTAAGTGAGGGAATGCTTAAAGCACAAACCAATTGCAATATTTATACAGATAAGCCACACCAGGTGGCATGCCAGTACTATACAGACGCTATTCAATACCCACAGGGGTCTAAAAATTCACAGCAACTGTTTATCTATTCGTTACAGGCCTGCGCCACTTTTGGGCCAACTTTATGCGAAATGTCGGTACCTTATTTAAAACGGGGCGATTTTTACACCTGGAAAATATTAATGGATAAAGCGGTGCAAGCTGATCCGGGCGAATACCTGGGCGTTAGGGGCTGGTGCTACTTTAAATTTCTGAAGGATTATAAAAATTGCTATGCCGATTTGTACCGTTTATATAAACTAACCAAAGGTGTGCCGGGTTATACAGGCGATGGTGATTATGACCTGCGCATGGTGATGGCAATGGCCCAGCGCGAAATGGGCAACAATAAACTGGCAATGCATTATTTCAACGAATGTATTGATGACCATGAAAGAAAAAAAGTTTTAGGGCTTTACGATTATTTACACAGGGGCGTAACGCTATTGAACATGAAAAAATATACCTCTGCACTGGCCGATCTGAAGCTGGAAGTTAACAAGTACCCAAAACTTGCAGATACTTATTATTATATCGGGCTTACCTACTTAGTAATGCACAACAAAATCAACGCCGTCAAATCGCTCAAATACGCCCGTGAGCTGTACATTGGAACCGGCTACCACCGTGCCGACCCTTACAAGGAAGAACCAGACCAGGTTTACCTATTGGATATAACCGGGGCATTGGCCAAAGCTAAAAGGTAG